A single Lactuca sativa cultivar Salinas chromosome 8, Lsat_Salinas_v11, whole genome shotgun sequence DNA region contains:
- the LOC111903761 gene encoding protein EMBRYO SAC DEVELOPMENT ARREST 30 isoform X1 — protein sequence MMFKSKIKWVALGGLVLSFLSLLVHMFLANTSAELVQYHVMTGFLEDLNVNVMGKQGGASRKLWKKVKPLEALQPYANPRKKYPVPVHKNNGFIHAKIFGGFEKIRSSICDLVTISRLLNATLVIPELQESVNSKGIGSEFKSFSYLYNEEHLINSLKNDVIIVKDLPPKLKEARKRKECPIFKPKSSASPEYYVKQVLPKLKKGKVIGLVIIDGSCLQAILPPKLAEYQRLRCRVAFHALNFRPEILALTHQMLKRLRASGQPYLAYHPGLVRDSLAYQGCSELFQDVHTELIQFRRAQMIKQKLLHGKPSVDSYIQKAKGLCPLMPEEVGLLLRAMGYPPMTRIYLAGSERFGGQRVMIPLRAMYTNLVDRSNLCNKYELNKLLGTETPLPLSPFNYTPTKTTTEWDHAGPRPRPLPPPPGRPIYQHEKEGWYGWIAEKDSEPDLSAIDLREKARRLLWDAIDYVVSVEADGFFPGFNNDGTGWPDFSSLVMGHRLYEMASSPTYRPDRKFLANLFNSTRDNLYFPRRNWTLAARKHLNNSLGDEGLNRQFHQSKPSSFLSHPIPECTCTIFKQFGNTKCPKWLKESFTESKTQETKITDENEQQPDDETDEWQSGSEDENQSNNSRFEQDSEIDPND from the exons ATGATGTTCAAATCCAAGATAAAATGGGTAGCACTTGGAGGTCTGGTTCTATCTTTTCTGTCATTGCTTGTACATATGTTTCTTGCAAACACAAGTGCAGAGCTAGTGCAATACCATGTGATGACAGGGTTTCTTGAGGATCTAAATGTAAATGTCATGGGAAAACAG GGTGGTGCATCTAGAAAGTTGTGGAAGAAGGTTAAGCCTTTAGAGGCTTTGCAGCCTTATGCAAACCCTAGGAAGAAATACCCTG TTCCTGTACACAAGAACAATGGGTTCATACATGCGAAAATCTTTGGTGGGTTTGAGAAGATTAGATCATCG atttgtgatcttgttaCCATATCCAGGCTTCTCAATGCTACTCTTGTCATCCCAGAGCTTCAAGAAAGTGTTAATTCCAAAGGCATTGG CTCCGAATTTAAAAGCTTCTCATATCTTTacaatgaagaacacttgataaATTCTCTTAAAAATGATGTAATCATTGTAAAAGACCTTCCACCAAAGCTGAAGGAGGCAAGAAAACGTAAAGAATGTCCGATTTTTAAGCCCAAAAGCTCAGCTTCACCCGAGTATTATGTCAAACAAGTGTTGCCAAAGTTAAAAAAGGGGAAAGTTATTGGATTAGTGATCATAGATGGTAGCTGTCTACAG GCTATCCTCCCACCTAAATTGGCTGAATATCAGAGGCTTAGATGCAGAGTAGCATTTCACGCGCTTAATTTTCGTCCAGAAATTCTGGCATTGACACATCAGATGTTGAAAAG GTTACGAGCTTCAGGGCAACCTTATCTTGCATATCATCCTGGTCTTGTAAGAGATTCTTTAGCTTATCAAGGTTGTTCTGAGCTTTTCCAG GATGTTCATACAGAACTCATTCAGTTCCGAAGGGCACAAATGATTAAACAAAAACTTCTTCATGGAAAACCAAGTGTCGATTCATATATTCAGAAAGCTAAGGGGTTGTGTCCACTTATGCCTGAAGAG GTAGGACTTCTTCTGCGGGCTATGGGGTACCCACCAATGACACGGATCTACTTAGCAGGTTCGGAAAGGTTTGGTGGTCAACGTGTAATGATCCCACTACGTGCCATGTACACAAACTTAGTAGACCGATCAAATCTATGCAATAAATACGAACTAAACAAATTACTAGGCACAGAAACACCACTTCCTTTATCCCCCTTCAATTACACtcccaccaaaaccaccaccgAGTGGGACCACGCCGGCCCTCGTCCCCGCCCTCTGCCGCCGCCACCAGGGCGGCCGATTTACCAGCATGAAAAAGAAGGGTGGTATGGTTGGATTGCAGAGAAGGATTCGGAGCCGGATCTTTCGGCGATTGATTTGAGGGAGAAAGCTCGGAGGTTGTTGTGGGATGCGATTGATTATGTTGTGTCGGTTGAGGCAGATGGTTTTTTTCCCGGGTTTAATAATGATGGGACTGGGTGGCCGGATTTTTCGAGCTTGGTTATGGGACATCGCCTTTATGAGATGGCGTCTTCCCCAACTTATCGACCTGATAG GAAATTTCTTGCAAATCTGTTCAACAGCACTAGAGACAACCTATATTTCCCAAGACGAAATTGGACGCTTGCAGCTCGTAAACATCTAAACAACAGCCTTGGAGATGAGGGACTAAACCGTCAATTCCATCAATCAAAACCAAGCTCTTTCCTTTCCCACCCAATCCCAGAATGCACTTGTACAATCTTTAAACAATTTGGGAACACCAAGTGTCCTAAATGGCTCAAAGAGAGTTTCACAGAATCCAAAACACAAGAGACTAAAATAACAGATGAAAATGAACAACAACCTGATGATGAAACTGATGAATGGCAATCGGGTTCAGAAGATGAAAACCAATCAAACAATTCGAGATTTGAACAAGATTCTGAAATAGATCCAAACGATTAA
- the LOC111903761 gene encoding protein EMBRYO SAC DEVELOPMENT ARREST 30 isoform X2, with protein sequence MQTLGRNTLFLYTRTMGSYMRKSLVGLRRLDHRLLNATLVIPELQESVNSKGIGSEFKSFSYLYNEEHLINSLKNDVIIVKDLPPKLKEARKRKECPIFKPKSSASPEYYVKQVLPKLKKGKVIGLVIIDGSCLQAILPPKLAEYQRLRCRVAFHALNFRPEILALTHQMLKRLRASGQPYLAYHPGLVRDSLAYQGCSELFQDVHTELIQFRRAQMIKQKLLHGKPSVDSYIQKAKGLCPLMPEEVGLLLRAMGYPPMTRIYLAGSERFGGQRVMIPLRAMYTNLVDRSNLCNKYELNKLLGTETPLPLSPFNYTPTKTTTEWDHAGPRPRPLPPPPGRPIYQHEKEGWYGWIAEKDSEPDLSAIDLREKARRLLWDAIDYVVSVEADGFFPGFNNDGTGWPDFSSLVMGHRLYEMASSPTYRPDRKFLANLFNSTRDNLYFPRRNWTLAARKHLNNSLGDEGLNRQFHQSKPSSFLSHPIPECTCTIFKQFGNTKCPKWLKESFTESKTQETKITDENEQQPDDETDEWQSGSEDENQSNNSRFEQDSEIDPND encoded by the exons ATGCAAACCCTAGGAAGAAATACCCTG TTCCTGTACACAAGAACAATGGGTTCATACATGCGAAAATCTTTGGTGGGTTTGAGAAGATTAGATCATCG GCTTCTCAATGCTACTCTTGTCATCCCAGAGCTTCAAGAAAGTGTTAATTCCAAAGGCATTGG CTCCGAATTTAAAAGCTTCTCATATCTTTacaatgaagaacacttgataaATTCTCTTAAAAATGATGTAATCATTGTAAAAGACCTTCCACCAAAGCTGAAGGAGGCAAGAAAACGTAAAGAATGTCCGATTTTTAAGCCCAAAAGCTCAGCTTCACCCGAGTATTATGTCAAACAAGTGTTGCCAAAGTTAAAAAAGGGGAAAGTTATTGGATTAGTGATCATAGATGGTAGCTGTCTACAG GCTATCCTCCCACCTAAATTGGCTGAATATCAGAGGCTTAGATGCAGAGTAGCATTTCACGCGCTTAATTTTCGTCCAGAAATTCTGGCATTGACACATCAGATGTTGAAAAG GTTACGAGCTTCAGGGCAACCTTATCTTGCATATCATCCTGGTCTTGTAAGAGATTCTTTAGCTTATCAAGGTTGTTCTGAGCTTTTCCAG GATGTTCATACAGAACTCATTCAGTTCCGAAGGGCACAAATGATTAAACAAAAACTTCTTCATGGAAAACCAAGTGTCGATTCATATATTCAGAAAGCTAAGGGGTTGTGTCCACTTATGCCTGAAGAG GTAGGACTTCTTCTGCGGGCTATGGGGTACCCACCAATGACACGGATCTACTTAGCAGGTTCGGAAAGGTTTGGTGGTCAACGTGTAATGATCCCACTACGTGCCATGTACACAAACTTAGTAGACCGATCAAATCTATGCAATAAATACGAACTAAACAAATTACTAGGCACAGAAACACCACTTCCTTTATCCCCCTTCAATTACACtcccaccaaaaccaccaccgAGTGGGACCACGCCGGCCCTCGTCCCCGCCCTCTGCCGCCGCCACCAGGGCGGCCGATTTACCAGCATGAAAAAGAAGGGTGGTATGGTTGGATTGCAGAGAAGGATTCGGAGCCGGATCTTTCGGCGATTGATTTGAGGGAGAAAGCTCGGAGGTTGTTGTGGGATGCGATTGATTATGTTGTGTCGGTTGAGGCAGATGGTTTTTTTCCCGGGTTTAATAATGATGGGACTGGGTGGCCGGATTTTTCGAGCTTGGTTATGGGACATCGCCTTTATGAGATGGCGTCTTCCCCAACTTATCGACCTGATAG GAAATTTCTTGCAAATCTGTTCAACAGCACTAGAGACAACCTATATTTCCCAAGACGAAATTGGACGCTTGCAGCTCGTAAACATCTAAACAACAGCCTTGGAGATGAGGGACTAAACCGTCAATTCCATCAATCAAAACCAAGCTCTTTCCTTTCCCACCCAATCCCAGAATGCACTTGTACAATCTTTAAACAATTTGGGAACACCAAGTGTCCTAAATGGCTCAAAGAGAGTTTCACAGAATCCAAAACACAAGAGACTAAAATAACAGATGAAAATGAACAACAACCTGATGATGAAACTGATGAATGGCAATCGGGTTCAGAAGATGAAAACCAATCAAACAATTCGAGATTTGAACAAGATTCTGAAATAGATCCAAACGATTAA